From one Flavobacterium sp. N502536 genomic stretch:
- the porQ gene encoding type IX secretion system protein PorQ, producing MLKQFVLFLLVSICSISYGQIGGRYTYQFLNLTTSPRQAALGGKTITIYDEDVNQVMSNPAALNEDMDNHLAMNYGSYYGEASYGTASYAYTYDRHVQTFYAGVSYVNYGSFEGYDENGQATSDFTGSEGALSLGYAYNVPFTDLHIGANMKLVTSTLESYNSIGGAIDLGFLYVIEKNDVNLALVIRNIGTQFTTYSGIKENLPFEIVAGVSQELEHVPLRWHLSLENLQQWNISFSNPVRGETGIDGSVSKEKVSFVNNALRHVVLGVELFPKKAFNLRLGYNFRRGEELRVNEQRNFSGVSVGFGLKMNRLKFNYSYSRYTLAANTSLFGLILNFQ from the coding sequence ATGTTAAAACAATTTGTTTTATTTTTATTAGTATCGATTTGCTCCATTAGTTATGGGCAAATAGGAGGGCGCTACACCTATCAGTTCTTGAATTTAACAACCTCGCCAAGACAGGCAGCATTAGGAGGAAAAACGATAACCATTTACGATGAAGATGTCAATCAGGTTATGTCTAACCCGGCAGCTTTGAATGAAGACATGGACAATCATCTTGCGATGAATTATGGAAGTTATTATGGAGAAGCTTCTTATGGAACCGCTTCCTACGCTTATACTTATGACAGGCATGTGCAGACGTTTTATGCAGGAGTAAGTTATGTTAATTATGGTTCATTTGAAGGTTATGATGAAAATGGACAGGCTACCTCAGATTTTACGGGGAGTGAGGGCGCACTTTCATTAGGCTATGCTTACAATGTTCCGTTTACCGATTTGCATATTGGTGCAAACATGAAGTTAGTGACTTCAACGTTAGAGAGTTATAATTCAATTGGAGGTGCAATTGATTTAGGATTTTTGTATGTAATTGAAAAAAATGACGTAAATTTGGCTTTAGTAATACGCAATATTGGTACACAATTTACCACGTATTCAGGAATTAAGGAAAATTTACCATTTGAAATCGTGGCAGGAGTTTCGCAGGAATTAGAGCATGTGCCCCTTCGCTGGCATCTTTCATTAGAAAATTTGCAACAGTGGAATATCTCTTTTTCAAATCCCGTTCGTGGAGAAACCGGCATCGATGGATCAGTAAGTAAAGAGAAAGTGTCGTTTGTCAATAACGCTTTGAGACATGTGGTTTTAGGAGTAGAACTTTTTCCAAAAAAAGCATTTAATTTGCGTTTAGGATATAACTTTAGAAGGGGAGAAGAATTACGGGTGAATGAACAGCGTAATTTTTCAGGAGTTTCGGTGGGATTTGGTTTAAAAATGAATAGATTAAAGTTTAATTATTCGTATTCCAGATATACATTGGCAGCAAATACAAGTCTTTTTGGTCTAATTTTAAATTTTCAGTAA
- the lon gene encoding endopeptidase La translates to MSNHKILTIDNLSLQEFDSEADLIPLLTPEDEEEMNNEELPLSLPILPLRNTVLFPGVVIPISAGRDKSIKLINDANAGGKIIGVVSQINEEDEDPSKDDIHKIGTVARILRVLKMPDGNVTVILQGKKRFEIDEVVSEEPYITATIKEVSEERPEEDDTEFKAILDSVKELAIQIIKESPNIPSEATFAIKNIESQSFLINFVSSNMNLSVKEKQGLLSINGLKDRALETLRYMNVELQKLELKNDIQSKVRFDLDQQQREYFLHQQMKTIQEELGGVSQEEEMDEMGQKAKAKKWDEKTQKHFEKELSKMRRMNPQSPDFGIQRNYLELFLELPWGEYSKDKFDLKHAQKVLDKDHFGLEEVKKRMIEHLAVLKLRNDMRSPIICLTGPPGVGKTSIGRSVAEALGREYVRISLGGLRDEAEIRGHRKTYIGAMPGRIIQSLKKAGTSNPVFILDEIDKLSSGNSGDPSSALLEVLDPEQNNAFYDNFLEMGYDLSKVMFIATSNNMSAIQPALRDRMEVIKMSGYTIEEKVEIAKRHLFPKQLEAHGLTTKDLSIGKKQLEKIVEGYTRESGVRNLETKIAQVIRNAAKSVAMEEEYNKKVTDEDIVKVLGVPRLERDKYENNDIAGVVTGLAWTSVGGDILFIESLISEGKGALTITGNLGNVMKESATIALEYIKANAKKLGLNVELFQKYNIHLHVPEGATPKDGPSAGIAMLTSLVSLLTQKKVKKSMAMTGEITLRGKVLPVGGIKEKILAAKRANIKEIILCHENKSDIDEIKEEYLEGLTFHYVKEMSEVLALALTDQNVKNAKTLK, encoded by the coding sequence ATGTCAAACCATAAAATACTCACAATTGACAATCTGTCACTTCAGGAATTTGACTCGGAGGCAGATTTGATTCCATTATTAACTCCGGAAGACGAAGAGGAAATGAACAACGAGGAGCTTCCGCTTTCGTTACCTATTTTGCCATTGCGCAATACCGTGTTATTTCCGGGAGTTGTGATTCCAATTTCAGCAGGAAGAGATAAATCAATCAAACTAATTAATGATGCCAATGCCGGCGGAAAAATTATTGGGGTAGTTTCTCAGATTAATGAAGAAGACGAAGATCCGTCTAAAGATGATATTCATAAAATTGGAACCGTAGCCAGAATTCTTCGCGTTTTAAAAATGCCTGACGGGAACGTAACTGTTATCCTGCAAGGAAAAAAACGCTTTGAAATTGACGAAGTGGTTTCGGAAGAGCCTTATATCACTGCCACAATCAAAGAAGTTTCGGAAGAGCGTCCGGAAGAAGACGATACGGAATTTAAAGCAATTTTGGATTCTGTAAAAGAATTGGCGATTCAAATTATTAAAGAGAGTCCAAACATTCCGTCAGAAGCTACTTTTGCGATTAAAAACATTGAAAGCCAGTCGTTTTTAATCAACTTTGTTTCTTCTAACATGAACTTATCTGTAAAAGAGAAACAAGGTTTGTTGTCTATAAACGGATTAAAAGATCGTGCGCTTGAAACCTTGCGTTATATGAACGTAGAGCTGCAAAAATTAGAACTGAAAAACGACATCCAGTCCAAAGTACGTTTTGATTTAGACCAGCAGCAGCGTGAATATTTCTTGCACCAGCAAATGAAAACCATTCAGGAAGAATTGGGAGGCGTTTCGCAGGAGGAAGAAATGGACGAAATGGGGCAGAAGGCAAAAGCTAAAAAGTGGGACGAGAAAACGCAGAAACATTTCGAGAAAGAACTGTCTAAAATGCGAAGAATGAACCCACAATCACCTGATTTTGGCATTCAGCGCAACTATTTAGAGTTATTTTTAGAATTGCCTTGGGGCGAATATTCTAAAGATAAATTCGATTTAAAACACGCACAGAAAGTATTAGATAAAGATCATTTTGGACTTGAAGAAGTAAAGAAAAGAATGATCGAACATTTGGCTGTATTGAAACTTCGTAACGATATGAGATCGCCAATTATATGTTTAACGGGGCCTCCGGGAGTTGGTAAAACTTCTATCGGACGTTCTGTTGCTGAAGCTTTAGGGCGTGAATATGTACGTATCTCTTTAGGAGGTTTACGTGATGAAGCCGAAATTCGCGGACACAGAAAAACCTATATCGGTGCTATGCCGGGACGAATCATTCAAAGTTTGAAAAAAGCCGGAACTTCAAATCCTGTTTTTATTCTGGATGAGATTGATAAATTGTCAAGTGGTAACAGCGGCGATCCTTCTTCTGCTTTATTGGAAGTATTAGATCCGGAACAAAACAATGCTTTTTATGACAACTTCCTTGAAATGGGATACGACTTATCTAAAGTAATGTTTATTGCAACTTCAAACAATATGTCGGCCATTCAGCCTGCCTTGCGCGACAGAATGGAAGTCATTAAAATGTCTGGTTACACCATTGAAGAAAAAGTGGAAATTGCCAAAAGACACCTTTTTCCAAAACAATTGGAAGCGCACGGATTGACTACTAAAGATTTGAGCATTGGTAAAAAACAATTGGAAAAAATCGTAGAAGGATATACACGCGAATCCGGAGTTCGTAACCTTGAAACTAAAATTGCTCAGGTAATACGTAATGCGGCAAAATCAGTTGCAATGGAAGAGGAGTACAATAAAAAAGTAACCGATGAAGATATCGTGAAAGTTTTGGGAGTACCAAGACTGGAGCGTGATAAATATGAAAACAATGATATTGCCGGAGTTGTTACAGGTTTGGCCTGGACAAGTGTTGGAGGAGATATTTTGTTTATCGAATCGTTAATTTCTGAAGGAAAAGGCGCTTTGACCATTACCGGAAACCTTGGTAATGTCATGAAAGAATCGGCTACAATTGCTTTGGAATACATCAAAGCCAATGCTAAAAAACTAGGGCTGAATGTTGAATTGTTCCAAAAATACAACATCCACTTGCACGTACCGGAAGGAGCAACGCCAAAAGACGGACCAAGTGCCGGTATTGCCATGTTGACGTCTTTAGTTTCATTACTGACACAAAAGAAAGTAAAGAAAAGTATGGCAATGACAGGAGAAATTACGCTACGTGGTAAGGTTTTACCGGTAGGTGGAATTAAAGAAAAAATCCTGGCGGCCAAAAGAGCCAACATTAAAGAAATCATCTTATGTCATGAAAACAAAAGTGATATTGATGAAATTAAAGAAGAGTATTTAGAAGGACTTACTTTTCACTACGTAAAAGAAATGAGCGAAGTGCTGGCTTTGGCCCTGACCGATCAGAACGTTAAGAACGCGAAAACATTGAAATAA
- a CDS encoding RNA polymerase sigma factor: MSINNQNIEELIALCKENNQKAQFEIYNRYCKAMYNVAFRIVKDEHFAQDVMQEGFLKAFTKINDYKQEVAFGAWLKRIIINYSIDFYKKNNAFQAEDLSKTLYKIEENDSVLSDSIDMNSLKVKQVLDTISNLKDNYRMVLTLFYIEGYDQEEISEILNISYANCRTTLSRAKESLRKKLEEI, translated from the coding sequence TTGAGTATAAATAACCAGAATATCGAAGAATTAATCGCGCTTTGTAAGGAGAACAACCAAAAAGCTCAGTTCGAAATTTACAATCGTTATTGTAAAGCTATGTACAATGTGGCCTTCCGCATTGTGAAAGATGAACATTTTGCACAAGACGTCATGCAGGAAGGTTTTCTAAAAGCTTTTACAAAAATTAACGACTATAAACAAGAAGTAGCATTTGGTGCGTGGTTAAAAAGAATAATTATCAATTACAGTATTGATTTTTATAAAAAGAATAATGCTTTCCAGGCAGAAGATTTAAGCAAGACCCTTTATAAAATAGAGGAAAATGACAGTGTATTAAGTGACAGCATTGACATGAATTCGCTTAAAGTGAAACAGGTCTTAGATACGATTTCGAACCTGAAAGACAATTACCGGATGGTGTTGACCCTATTTTATATCGAGGGTTACGATCAGGAGGAAATTAGCGAAATTTTAAACATTAGTTACGCTAATTGCCGGACAACGCTAAGCAGAGCAAAAGAAAGTTTACGAAAAAAATTAGAGGAGATATGA
- a CDS encoding anti-sigma factor, translating to MKKENDNLDQLFKKFENQWDVEELSSDHQLNFLNKLNQKQPKKKNHTVWAIAASIVVLLSVSLFYNSYQEPKQYKFASKEAQRTDSIFSILIDNELVKLKEKSSPENEQIISDALKQMKVFDADYAKIINELQKNGENKQIIYAMISNLETRISFLQTVLKRIEENENFKNNTTHEKTL from the coding sequence ATGAAAAAGGAAAATGACAATTTAGATCAGTTATTTAAAAAATTTGAAAATCAATGGGATGTTGAGGAACTAAGTTCGGATCATCAGCTGAATTTCTTAAATAAATTAAACCAAAAACAACCTAAAAAGAAAAATCATACGGTTTGGGCAATTGCTGCTTCAATTGTGGTACTGTTGAGTGTGTCTCTATTTTACAACAGCTACCAGGAACCTAAACAGTATAAGTTTGCTTCGAAGGAAGCGCAAAGAACCGATTCGATATTCAGCATTTTAATCGATAATGAGCTAGTTAAATTAAAAGAAAAAAGTTCTCCTGAAAATGAGCAGATTATTAGCGATGCCTTAAAACAAATGAAGGTGTTCGATGCCGATTATGCAAAAATTATAAACGAATTGCAGAAAAATGGCGAAAACAAACAAATTATTTATGCCATGATCAGTAATCTGGAAACCCGAATTTCCTTTTTACAAACTGTTTTAAAACGAATTGAAGAAAATGAAAATTTTAAAAATAATACCACACATGAAAAGACATTATAA